One Gossypium hirsutum isolate 1008001.06 chromosome A11, Gossypium_hirsutum_v2.1, whole genome shotgun sequence genomic window carries:
- the LOC107924030 gene encoding guanylate-binding protein 5 isoform X1 codes for MDISHWVFVVSVLLLFLASGSFSIDNFHQPFPIVEPDPGHTKLRLSREGLEAISRINTPIAAVAVIGPYRSGKSFLLNQLQSLSCYEGFGVGHMRDTKTKGIWVWGIPLELDIDGVRTSVFYLDTEGFESVGKSNVYDDRIFALATVMSSVLIYNLPETVREADISRLSFAVELAEEFYGRVKGQDVAFEPAKLLWLIQRDFLEGKTVKEMVDEALRHVPNTGGDKNIDQVNQIRDSLAVMGDNSTAFSLPQHLNLQPHLRRTKLCDLKDDDLDPMYVKKREQLKELVASIIRPKIVQGKSLNGKEFVSFLEKILEALNKGEIPSTGSLVEVFNKGIVERCLKLYNERMGKLRLPMPEQSLQDAHDRSQEEAMKAFDELHFGRRHAKTSFKQLDEDIKEVNKNIIMANEYHSARLCEALYTQCEDNMDQLQVLRLPSMAKFNAGFLQCNRSFEQECIGPSKANYEQRMVKMMGKSRSLFIKEYNQRLFNWLVTFSLIMVMVGRFIIKFILIEMAAWVLFIFLETYTRMFWSSESLYYNPVWHFIVSTWETIVYNPILDLDRWAIPIGCTVALWMLYWRCYGRRKHKSRWLLPMYNSHKSGSNRPRSD; via the exons ATGGATATTTCTCACTGGGTCTTTGTTGTTTCGGTTCTTCTCCTCTTTTTGGCATCTGGATCTTTCTCAATCGACAATTTTCACCAACc ATTTCCTATTGTGGAGCCTGATCCTGGTCATACAAAGCTTCGCCTTTCGAGGGAAGGCTTGGAAGCCATCAGCAGAATAAATACCCCAATTGCAGCTGTTGCT GTCATAGGTCCCTACCGCTCTGGCAAATCTTTTCTGCTGAATCAACTTCAATCACTGTCTTGTTATGAAG GATTTGGTGTTGGGCACATGCGTGACACAAAAACAAAGG GAATTTGGGTTTGGGGAATACCGCTAGAATTGGATATTGATGGAGTAAGAACTTCTGTCTTTTACCTTGATACTGAGGGTTTTGAAAGTGTCGGGAAGTCAAACGTATATGACGATAG GATTTTTGCTTTGGCTACTGTTATGAGCTCTGTACTGATTTATAACCTGCCTGAGACG GTCCGGGAAGCAGACATATCAAGGCTTTCATTTGCTGTTGAGCTTGCTGAAGAATTTTATGGAAG AGTGAAG GGGCAGGATGTTGCTTTTGAACCTGCAAAACTTTTGTGGCTTATCCAGCGAGATTTTCTTG AAGGGAAAACAGTGAAAGAAATGGTGGATGAGGCGCTTAGACATGTCCCTAACACTGGTG GAGACAAAAATATTGATCAG GTTAATCAGATCCGGGACTCCTTAGCTGTAATGGGGGATAACAGCACAGCATTTAGCCTACCCCAG CATTTGAACTTACAGCCTCATCTCAGGCGAACAAAGCTTTGTGACCTGAAGGATGATGACCTTGATCCCATGTATGTTAAGAAAAGAGAGCAACTGAAAGAGCTTGTAGCTAGTATTATTCGCCCCAAGATTGTGCAGGGCAAATCTTTAAATGGAAAAGAGTTTGTTTCATTCCTGGAGAAG ATACTTGAAGCTTTGAATAAAGGGGAGATCCCATCAACAGGCTCTCTTGTAGAGGTTTTCAATAAAGGTATTGTAGAGCGATGTTTGAAGCTGTACAACGAAAGGATGGGAAAATTACGTTTACCTATGCCAGAGCAGTCCTTACAAGATGCCCATGACAGGTCTCAAGAGGAAGCAATGAAGGCTTTTGATGAACTACATTTTGGTCGTCGCCATGCAAAGACCTCTTTCAAGCAACTGGATGAAGACATCAAGGAG gtaaataaaaatatcattatgGCGAATGAATATCACTCTGCAAGGCTCTGTGAGGCGCTGTATACCCAATGTGAAGACAACATGGACCAGCTTCAAGTCCTCAGACTTCCTTCTATGGCAAAATTTAATGCAGGTTTCCTGCAATGCAACCGAAGCTTTGAGCAGGAGTGCATTGGGCCTTCAAAAGCTAATTATGAACAACGGATGGTGAAG ATGATGGGTAAGTCGCGTTCTCTGTTTATCAAGGAATACAATCAACGACTCTTCAATTGGTTGGTGACCTTCTCCCTCATCATGGTGATGGTTGGCCGGTTTATCATAAAGTTCATATTGATTGAAATGGCAGCTTGGGTACTATTTATCTTCTTAGAGACATATACGAGGATGTTCTGGTCATCGGAGTCTCTTTACTACAACCCTGTGTGGCATTTTATTGTATCCACTTGGGAAACTATTGTCTACAATCCCATCCTTGATTTGGACAG ATGGGCCATTCCCATTGGTTGTACAGTAGCTCTTTGGATGCTTTATTGGCGGTGTTATGGCAGACGGAAACACAAGTCGCGATGGCTTTTACCTATGTATAATAGTCATAAAAGTGGCTCGAATAGACCAAGATCAGATTAA
- the LOC107924030 gene encoding guanylate-binding protein 5 isoform X3 has protein sequence MDISHWVFVVSVLLLFLASGSFSIDNFHQPFPIVEPDPGHTKLRLSREGLEAISRINTPIAAVAVIGPYRSGKSFLLNQLQSLSCYEGFGVGHMRDTKTKGIWVWGIPLELDIDGVRTSVFYLDTEGFESVGKSNVYDDRIFALATVMSSVLIYNLPETVREADISRLSFAVELAEEFYGRVKGQDVAFEPAKLLWLIQRDFLEGKTVKEMVDEALRHVPNTGGDKNIDQVNQIRDSLAVMGDNSTAFSLPQPHLRRTKLCDLKDDDLDPMYVKKREQLKELVASIIRPKIVQGKSLNGKEFVSFLEKILEALNKGEIPSTGSLVEVFNKGIVERCLKLYNERMGKLRLPMPEQSLQDAHDRSQEEAMKAFDELHFGRRHAKTSFKQLDEDIKEVNKNIIMANEYHSARLCEALYTQCEDNMDQLQVLRLPSMAKFNAGFLQCNRSFEQECIGPSKANYEQRMVKMMGKSRSLFIKEYNQRLFNWLVTFSLIMVMVGRFIIKFILIEMAAWVLFIFLETYTRMFWSSESLYYNPVWHFIVSTWETIVYNPILDLDRWAIPIGCTVALWMLYWRCYGRRKHKSRWLLPMYNSHKSGSNRPRSD, from the exons ATGGATATTTCTCACTGGGTCTTTGTTGTTTCGGTTCTTCTCCTCTTTTTGGCATCTGGATCTTTCTCAATCGACAATTTTCACCAACc ATTTCCTATTGTGGAGCCTGATCCTGGTCATACAAAGCTTCGCCTTTCGAGGGAAGGCTTGGAAGCCATCAGCAGAATAAATACCCCAATTGCAGCTGTTGCT GTCATAGGTCCCTACCGCTCTGGCAAATCTTTTCTGCTGAATCAACTTCAATCACTGTCTTGTTATGAAG GATTTGGTGTTGGGCACATGCGTGACACAAAAACAAAGG GAATTTGGGTTTGGGGAATACCGCTAGAATTGGATATTGATGGAGTAAGAACTTCTGTCTTTTACCTTGATACTGAGGGTTTTGAAAGTGTCGGGAAGTCAAACGTATATGACGATAG GATTTTTGCTTTGGCTACTGTTATGAGCTCTGTACTGATTTATAACCTGCCTGAGACG GTCCGGGAAGCAGACATATCAAGGCTTTCATTTGCTGTTGAGCTTGCTGAAGAATTTTATGGAAG AGTGAAG GGGCAGGATGTTGCTTTTGAACCTGCAAAACTTTTGTGGCTTATCCAGCGAGATTTTCTTG AAGGGAAAACAGTGAAAGAAATGGTGGATGAGGCGCTTAGACATGTCCCTAACACTGGTG GAGACAAAAATATTGATCAG GTTAATCAGATCCGGGACTCCTTAGCTGTAATGGGGGATAACAGCACAGCATTTAGCCTACCCCAG CCTCATCTCAGGCGAACAAAGCTTTGTGACCTGAAGGATGATGACCTTGATCCCATGTATGTTAAGAAAAGAGAGCAACTGAAAGAGCTTGTAGCTAGTATTATTCGCCCCAAGATTGTGCAGGGCAAATCTTTAAATGGAAAAGAGTTTGTTTCATTCCTGGAGAAG ATACTTGAAGCTTTGAATAAAGGGGAGATCCCATCAACAGGCTCTCTTGTAGAGGTTTTCAATAAAGGTATTGTAGAGCGATGTTTGAAGCTGTACAACGAAAGGATGGGAAAATTACGTTTACCTATGCCAGAGCAGTCCTTACAAGATGCCCATGACAGGTCTCAAGAGGAAGCAATGAAGGCTTTTGATGAACTACATTTTGGTCGTCGCCATGCAAAGACCTCTTTCAAGCAACTGGATGAAGACATCAAGGAG gtaaataaaaatatcattatgGCGAATGAATATCACTCTGCAAGGCTCTGTGAGGCGCTGTATACCCAATGTGAAGACAACATGGACCAGCTTCAAGTCCTCAGACTTCCTTCTATGGCAAAATTTAATGCAGGTTTCCTGCAATGCAACCGAAGCTTTGAGCAGGAGTGCATTGGGCCTTCAAAAGCTAATTATGAACAACGGATGGTGAAG ATGATGGGTAAGTCGCGTTCTCTGTTTATCAAGGAATACAATCAACGACTCTTCAATTGGTTGGTGACCTTCTCCCTCATCATGGTGATGGTTGGCCGGTTTATCATAAAGTTCATATTGATTGAAATGGCAGCTTGGGTACTATTTATCTTCTTAGAGACATATACGAGGATGTTCTGGTCATCGGAGTCTCTTTACTACAACCCTGTGTGGCATTTTATTGTATCCACTTGGGAAACTATTGTCTACAATCCCATCCTTGATTTGGACAG ATGGGCCATTCCCATTGGTTGTACAGTAGCTCTTTGGATGCTTTATTGGCGGTGTTATGGCAGACGGAAACACAAGTCGCGATGGCTTTTACCTATGTATAATAGTCATAAAAGTGGCTCGAATAGACCAAGATCAGATTAA
- the LOC107924030 gene encoding guanylate-binding protein 5 isoform X2 yields MDISHWVFVVSVLLLFLASGSFSIDNFHQPFPIVEPDPGHTKLRLSREGLEAISRINTPIAAVAVIGPYRSGKSFLLNQLQSLSCYEGFGVGHMRDTKTKGIWVWGIPLELDIDGVRTSVFYLDTEGFESVGKSNVYDDRIFALATVMSSVLIYNLPETVREADISRLSFAVELAEEFYGRVKDVAFEPAKLLWLIQRDFLEGKTVKEMVDEALRHVPNTGGDKNIDQVNQIRDSLAVMGDNSTAFSLPQHLNLQPHLRRTKLCDLKDDDLDPMYVKKREQLKELVASIIRPKIVQGKSLNGKEFVSFLEKILEALNKGEIPSTGSLVEVFNKGIVERCLKLYNERMGKLRLPMPEQSLQDAHDRSQEEAMKAFDELHFGRRHAKTSFKQLDEDIKEVNKNIIMANEYHSARLCEALYTQCEDNMDQLQVLRLPSMAKFNAGFLQCNRSFEQECIGPSKANYEQRMVKMMGKSRSLFIKEYNQRLFNWLVTFSLIMVMVGRFIIKFILIEMAAWVLFIFLETYTRMFWSSESLYYNPVWHFIVSTWETIVYNPILDLDRWAIPIGCTVALWMLYWRCYGRRKHKSRWLLPMYNSHKSGSNRPRSD; encoded by the exons ATGGATATTTCTCACTGGGTCTTTGTTGTTTCGGTTCTTCTCCTCTTTTTGGCATCTGGATCTTTCTCAATCGACAATTTTCACCAACc ATTTCCTATTGTGGAGCCTGATCCTGGTCATACAAAGCTTCGCCTTTCGAGGGAAGGCTTGGAAGCCATCAGCAGAATAAATACCCCAATTGCAGCTGTTGCT GTCATAGGTCCCTACCGCTCTGGCAAATCTTTTCTGCTGAATCAACTTCAATCACTGTCTTGTTATGAAG GATTTGGTGTTGGGCACATGCGTGACACAAAAACAAAGG GAATTTGGGTTTGGGGAATACCGCTAGAATTGGATATTGATGGAGTAAGAACTTCTGTCTTTTACCTTGATACTGAGGGTTTTGAAAGTGTCGGGAAGTCAAACGTATATGACGATAG GATTTTTGCTTTGGCTACTGTTATGAGCTCTGTACTGATTTATAACCTGCCTGAGACG GTCCGGGAAGCAGACATATCAAGGCTTTCATTTGCTGTTGAGCTTGCTGAAGAATTTTATGGAAG AGTGAAG GATGTTGCTTTTGAACCTGCAAAACTTTTGTGGCTTATCCAGCGAGATTTTCTTG AAGGGAAAACAGTGAAAGAAATGGTGGATGAGGCGCTTAGACATGTCCCTAACACTGGTG GAGACAAAAATATTGATCAG GTTAATCAGATCCGGGACTCCTTAGCTGTAATGGGGGATAACAGCACAGCATTTAGCCTACCCCAG CATTTGAACTTACAGCCTCATCTCAGGCGAACAAAGCTTTGTGACCTGAAGGATGATGACCTTGATCCCATGTATGTTAAGAAAAGAGAGCAACTGAAAGAGCTTGTAGCTAGTATTATTCGCCCCAAGATTGTGCAGGGCAAATCTTTAAATGGAAAAGAGTTTGTTTCATTCCTGGAGAAG ATACTTGAAGCTTTGAATAAAGGGGAGATCCCATCAACAGGCTCTCTTGTAGAGGTTTTCAATAAAGGTATTGTAGAGCGATGTTTGAAGCTGTACAACGAAAGGATGGGAAAATTACGTTTACCTATGCCAGAGCAGTCCTTACAAGATGCCCATGACAGGTCTCAAGAGGAAGCAATGAAGGCTTTTGATGAACTACATTTTGGTCGTCGCCATGCAAAGACCTCTTTCAAGCAACTGGATGAAGACATCAAGGAG gtaaataaaaatatcattatgGCGAATGAATATCACTCTGCAAGGCTCTGTGAGGCGCTGTATACCCAATGTGAAGACAACATGGACCAGCTTCAAGTCCTCAGACTTCCTTCTATGGCAAAATTTAATGCAGGTTTCCTGCAATGCAACCGAAGCTTTGAGCAGGAGTGCATTGGGCCTTCAAAAGCTAATTATGAACAACGGATGGTGAAG ATGATGGGTAAGTCGCGTTCTCTGTTTATCAAGGAATACAATCAACGACTCTTCAATTGGTTGGTGACCTTCTCCCTCATCATGGTGATGGTTGGCCGGTTTATCATAAAGTTCATATTGATTGAAATGGCAGCTTGGGTACTATTTATCTTCTTAGAGACATATACGAGGATGTTCTGGTCATCGGAGTCTCTTTACTACAACCCTGTGTGGCATTTTATTGTATCCACTTGGGAAACTATTGTCTACAATCCCATCCTTGATTTGGACAG ATGGGCCATTCCCATTGGTTGTACAGTAGCTCTTTGGATGCTTTATTGGCGGTGTTATGGCAGACGGAAACACAAGTCGCGATGGCTTTTACCTATGTATAATAGTCATAAAAGTGGCTCGAATAGACCAAGATCAGATTAA